A single region of the Coregonus clupeaformis isolate EN_2021a chromosome 16, ASM2061545v1, whole genome shotgun sequence genome encodes:
- the LOC121585094 gene encoding ELMO domain-containing protein 3 isoform X2: protein MNGLTPGHSVKEHANGSSLLKSLPISALKQNGLLRSLAAGGEQPKTEEESAEVEQAREEWEALESIQPVVSEESSPTPLISFNEALQHFQTTDLGEVLKNIQPTIRRTGLAAITHFLFGPPRLHRELLEERDLVFAIAQCSLDNSQAVHMRVLQTIYKRLTGSKQDCPRFGTHWENVGFQGMDPATDLRGTGFLGLMHTLYLVMDPETLPLARDIYKLSQHPTQNFPFCVMSINMTRIALHALREESLSKECNRRQQVVGVLNEFYVATFLHLYQLWKSQQKTISDSGFVLKEVELFAKKNPKQMLRRLDVFLRERRSGGAPRASPDPTAQQPSPYLGERGARSEGTRGKEMHFTGVCELTPDMEGEARLI from the exons ATGAATGGACTGACACCAGGTCATAGTGTCAAAGAGCACGCCAACGGAAGTTCACTGCTCAAGTCTCTGCCA ATTTCAGCTCTGAAGCAGAATGGCCTTCTGCGGTCCCTGGCTGCAGGAGGAGAGCAACCCAAGACTGAAG AAGAGAGTGCGGAGGTGGAGCAGGCAcgagaggagtgggaggctctAGAGAGTATCCAACCAG tggTCAGTGAGGAGTCCAGTCCCACTCCTCTCATCTCCTTTAATGAGGCGCTACAGCACTTCCAGACCACAGACCTTGGCGAGGTGCTG aagaACATCCAGCCCACCATCCGTAGGACGGGTCTGGCCGCTATCACACACTTCCTGTTCGGCCCGCCGCGACTTCACCGAGAACTACTGGAGGAGAGGGACCTGGTCTTCGCCATCGcacagt GTTCTCTGGATAACAGTCAGGCTGTACACATGCGTGTTCTACAGACCATCTATAAGAGGCTGACAGGCAGCAAGCAGGACTGTCCTCGGTTCGGCACACACTGGGAGAACGTGGGCTTTCAGG gtatGGACCCAGCCACAGACCTGCGTGGTACAGGTTTCCTTGGGCTGATGCACACCCTGTACCTGGTGATGGACCCTGAGACTCTGCCTCTAGCCAGAGACATCTACAAGCTGTCCCAACACCCcacacag AACTTCCCGTTCTGTGTGATGTCCATCAACATGACCCGTATCGCCCTGCATGCACTCAGAGAAGAGTCCCTCTCCAA GGAATGTAACCGTCGGCAGCAGGTAGTGGGGGTGTTGAATGAGTTCTATGTTGCCACGTTCCTGCACCTCTACCAGCTTTGGAAGAGCCAGCAGAAGACTATCTCTGACTCTGGCTTTGTCCTCAAAG AAGTGGAACTGTTTGCCAAAAAGAACCCCAAGCAGATGCTGCGTCGGCTTGACGTCTTCCTGAGGGAGAGGAGGTCGGGTGGCGCCCCCCGGGCCTCCCCAGACCCCACGGCCCAGCAACCCTCACCctacctgggggagagaggggccaGGTCTGAGGGAACCAGGGGCAAGGAGATGCACTTCACTGGAGTGTGTGAGCTGACaccagacatggagggagaggccAGGCTCATCTGA
- the LOC121585094 gene encoding ELMO domain-containing protein 3 isoform X1, whose translation MEEDSGVTSHTEGLNGVFHECKETEELTNGHSNHKPVMNGLTPGHSVKEHANGSSLLKSLPISALKQNGLLRSLAAGGEQPKTEEESAEVEQAREEWEALESIQPVVSEESSPTPLISFNEALQHFQTTDLGEVLKNIQPTIRRTGLAAITHFLFGPPRLHRELLEERDLVFAIAQCSLDNSQAVHMRVLQTIYKRLTGSKQDCPRFGTHWENVGFQGMDPATDLRGTGFLGLMHTLYLVMDPETLPLARDIYKLSQHPTQNFPFCVMSINMTRIALHALREESLSKECNRRQQVVGVLNEFYVATFLHLYQLWKSQQKTISDSGFVLKEVELFAKKNPKQMLRRLDVFLRERRSGGAPRASPDPTAQQPSPYLGERGARSEGTRGKEMHFTGVCELTPDMEGEARLI comes from the exons atGGAAGAGGACAGCGGTGTCACATCACACACAGAG ggTCTGAATGGTGTGTTCCATGAATGTAAAGAGACAGAGGAGCTAACCAATGGCCACTCCAACCACAAACCT GTGATGAATGGACTGACACCAGGTCATAGTGTCAAAGAGCACGCCAACGGAAGTTCACTGCTCAAGTCTCTGCCA ATTTCAGCTCTGAAGCAGAATGGCCTTCTGCGGTCCCTGGCTGCAGGAGGAGAGCAACCCAAGACTGAAG AAGAGAGTGCGGAGGTGGAGCAGGCAcgagaggagtgggaggctctAGAGAGTATCCAACCAG tggTCAGTGAGGAGTCCAGTCCCACTCCTCTCATCTCCTTTAATGAGGCGCTACAGCACTTCCAGACCACAGACCTTGGCGAGGTGCTG aagaACATCCAGCCCACCATCCGTAGGACGGGTCTGGCCGCTATCACACACTTCCTGTTCGGCCCGCCGCGACTTCACCGAGAACTACTGGAGGAGAGGGACCTGGTCTTCGCCATCGcacagt GTTCTCTGGATAACAGTCAGGCTGTACACATGCGTGTTCTACAGACCATCTATAAGAGGCTGACAGGCAGCAAGCAGGACTGTCCTCGGTTCGGCACACACTGGGAGAACGTGGGCTTTCAGG gtatGGACCCAGCCACAGACCTGCGTGGTACAGGTTTCCTTGGGCTGATGCACACCCTGTACCTGGTGATGGACCCTGAGACTCTGCCTCTAGCCAGAGACATCTACAAGCTGTCCCAACACCCcacacag AACTTCCCGTTCTGTGTGATGTCCATCAACATGACCCGTATCGCCCTGCATGCACTCAGAGAAGAGTCCCTCTCCAA GGAATGTAACCGTCGGCAGCAGGTAGTGGGGGTGTTGAATGAGTTCTATGTTGCCACGTTCCTGCACCTCTACCAGCTTTGGAAGAGCCAGCAGAAGACTATCTCTGACTCTGGCTTTGTCCTCAAAG AAGTGGAACTGTTTGCCAAAAAGAACCCCAAGCAGATGCTGCGTCGGCTTGACGTCTTCCTGAGGGAGAGGAGGTCGGGTGGCGCCCCCCGGGCCTCCCCAGACCCCACGGCCCAGCAACCCTCACCctacctgggggagagaggggccaGGTCTGAGGGAACCAGGGGCAAGGAGATGCACTTCACTGGAGTGTGTGAGCTGACaccagacatggagggagaggccAGGCTCATCTGA